One segment of Thamnophis elegans isolate rThaEle1 chromosome 16, rThaEle1.pri, whole genome shotgun sequence DNA contains the following:
- the LOC116519222 gene encoding zinc finger protein 239-like: MNREGIPESGLPGGRCGQEEKGGGSFGRSGRHQKIREGGKEYQCPECEKSFKRNDHLESHLRIHSGEKPHQCLECGKSFSHLGNLYRHQRIHSGDKPFECLECGKRFNLRESLYRHERIHTGEKPYKCLECGKSFSVVGNLHTHKRFHSGEKPYKCLVCGKSFTLSGHFHTHQKIHAGIKPYKCLECGKNFTEGGQLHNHQRIHTGEKPYKCLECGKSFSESGSLSKHQRIHRREKPHKCLECGKSFTVSGQLHNHQRIHTGEKPYKCLECGKSFTEGGHLRRHQRIHTGEKLHKCLVCGKSFGQKGQVYRHQKIHAEEKSYKCLKCGESFTTSRKLSDHQRIHMGGNP; encoded by the coding sequence ATGAATCGAGAGGGAATCCCGGAAAGTGGGCTGCCTGGAGGGCGATGCGGGCAGGAGGAAAAAGGCGGAGGGTCCTTCGGAAGATCCGGGAGGCATCAAAAGATccgggagggaggaaaggaatatCAGTGTCCGGAATGTGAAAAATCCTTCAAAAGAAACGACCATCTGGAAAGCCATCTAAGAatccactcaggagagaaacctcaccagtgcctggagtgtggaaagagcttcagtcatttGGGAAACCTTTATAggcatcaaaggatccattcggGAGACAAACCATttgaatgcctggagtgtggaaagagattCAATCTGAGGGAAAGCCTTTATAGACATGAAAGGatccacactggagaaaaaccatacaaatgcctggaatgtggaaagagcttcagtgtggTGGGAAACCTTCATACACATAAAAGattccattcaggagaaaagccatataaatgcctggtgtgtggaaagagcttcactctGAGTGGACATTTTCATACACATCAAAAAATCCATGCAGGaataaaaccatataaatgtctggagtgtggaaagaactttacTGAGGGAGGACAGCTCCATaaccatcaaaggatccatactGGAGAAAAACCATACAAATGCCTGGAGTGCGGAAAGAGTTTCAGTGAGAGCGGAAGTCTTTCTAAgcatcaaaggatccacagaagagaaaaaccacataaatgcctggagtgtggaaaaagctttaCTGTGAGTGGACAGCTCCATAatcatcaaaggatccacactggagaaaaaccatataaatgtcttGAGTGCGGAAAGAGCTTTACTGAAGGTGGACACCTGCGTCGACATCAAAGGATTCACACTGGAGAAAAACTACATAAGTGCCTggtgtgtggaaagagcttcggtCAGAAAGGACAGGTTTATAGACATCAAAAAATTCACGCAGAAGAAAAATCCTATAAATGCCTGAAGTGTGGAGAATCCTTCACAACAAGCAGAAAACTCAGTGATCATCAAAGAATTCACATGGGGGGAAATCCCTAA